The Sulfurimonas aquatica genomic sequence TGAAGTTCAAAATGAGTTTCTAATCTTTTTATCTCTTTTATTTCACAATTTTTATACAGATGTTCTATATCTTTTGTCAAACCATCAAAAATGGCACCAAGTCCACCTACTGCATAATGGTTATCATTAAACGTATATCCAAGTGAGAGCGCGCCTGTAAAAAAGTTTATCTCTTTAGTTGGAGCTTGCGCGACTATAAGGATTTGGGACTCTAAAAACTGTAAATACTCTGCGTCTATACCATCAAAAATCTTATCTATAAAGTCATAAGCATTGATGCGTAGATACTTTTGAAACTTAAGAAAAAGTGGTATAAAACTTAGCAGGGATTTTGCTTTTTTAAAAATATTTGAGTTTGAGTAGTAGTGCCCACTCATTTTATAAAACTCACTATTTATCTCATACACAAGTTCCCAAAACTCTCTATTTTGAGAGTTTGGATAGTTAGTGTTTAGTGTATGAAAAAACTGCTCAAAGTTACTATAACGCGGGGTAACCTTATCATTTTGAATGATGACTATAGAGGGGTCTGTTGTTATAAGATTTGGCTTAAAACCTATCTCGTCAAATATCTCTTTGACGATAAAACCCTCTTCGTATCCAGCGAGGGTAGTCGCTCCAGTGTTGTAAGAGTAGCCCTTATTAGAAAACGTAGAACTACACCCTCCAAGATAAGGCTCCTTCTCAAACAGCGCTACGCTATGACCTTTGGCGTTTAAAAGCGCAGCTATGGAGCTACCGCCAACGCCAGAACCAACTACGCCATATTCAAACATTAACTTGCCTTCATATCTTCATAGATATTTGTTAAACACTTTACAAACTCAGGATGATCATTTGGAGCTTTTGCAACTCTATACTCTTCTAAACCCAACTCTTCGGCTATCTCTCTATACTCTATTTCAAGCTCAAACTCCGTCTCTGAGTTATCTACGGTAAACGCGATAGGAAACAGAATAACTTTTTTCTTCTTTAGGGACTTTAGTTTGTCGTCTAAGTATGGTGTTATCCACTCAAGTGGACCCAAACGCGACTGATAAGCTAAGTGAGTATTATAAAAATCCACCCCTGCATTCATAAGCGCTTTTCTTGCATGATAGACATTATAGCGAATTTGTTTTTGATACACATCCCCTTTTTCTATAACCTTTTTAGGAAGTCCATGTGCTGAAAA encodes the following:
- a CDS encoding phytoene desaturase family protein, with translation MFEYGVVGSGVGGSSIAALLNAKGHSVALFEKEPYLGGCSSTFSNKGYSYNTGATTLAGYEEGFIVKEIFDEIGFKPNLITTDPSIVIIQNDKVTPRYSNFEQFFHTLNTNYPNSQNREFWELVYEINSEFYKMSGHYYSNSNIFKKAKSLLSFIPLFLKFQKYLRINAYDFIDKIFDGIDAEYLQFLESQILIVAQAPTKEINFFTGALSLGYTFNDNHYAVGGLGAIFDGLTKDIEHLYKNCEIKEIKRLETHFELHTKSKIYEAKKIILNSTVYDSAKLFEDSDIKDYYKKYEKLNNHQSSFMLYMTIKSKKKFEHHYQIIKEELFPHSLSKALFVSFSDASDNSIVAEGYYSLTISLHTDVRFWQNKESYKAQKKVLQDILMQTVLTSLDIEEDEIVHSFCATPLTFKRYINRTQLGGNAITMKNFLPFLPSNDSPIKGVYNVGDSVYAAQGWPGVMLGVKNLKSLLNV